The proteins below are encoded in one region of Pseudonocardia sp. DSM 110487:
- a CDS encoding LamB/YcsF family protein, producing the protein MPRRIDLVADLGEGFGAYRMGDDDALLEIVTSANVACGFHAGDPRIMDATVAACVARGVAVGAHPSFPDLAGFGRRVMDLTADEVRTDVIYQVGALAGFAAAHGTRVSHVAPHGKLGNLVAVRRDYAEAVVAAVRAVDAAMTVLAQDGELADGARSAGLAVGTVGIADRAYRDDGTLVPRSEPGAVIHDEDAIAARTVRMVTEGRIASVTGRDLEISCDTVLLHGDTAGAVRLAGRIRAELEAAGVLIEPLGVCEAAR; encoded by the coding sequence ATGCCCCGTCGGATCGATCTCGTCGCCGACCTCGGTGAGGGTTTCGGTGCGTATCGGATGGGCGACGACGACGCGCTCCTGGAGATCGTGACCTCGGCGAACGTCGCGTGCGGCTTCCACGCGGGCGATCCGCGCATCATGGATGCGACCGTGGCGGCCTGCGTGGCACGCGGCGTCGCGGTTGGCGCGCATCCGAGCTTCCCCGACCTGGCCGGCTTCGGCCGCCGCGTGATGGACCTGACGGCCGACGAGGTGCGCACCGACGTCATCTACCAGGTGGGCGCCCTGGCCGGGTTCGCCGCCGCCCACGGCACCCGGGTCAGCCACGTCGCCCCGCACGGGAAACTCGGCAACCTGGTGGCCGTCCGCCGCGACTACGCCGAGGCGGTCGTGGCCGCCGTGCGCGCCGTCGACGCCGCGATGACCGTGCTGGCCCAGGACGGGGAGCTCGCCGACGGGGCACGGTCCGCGGGGCTCGCCGTCGGGACAGTCGGCATCGCCGACCGGGCCTACCGCGACGACGGCACCCTGGTCCCGCGCTCCGAGCCCGGTGCCGTGATCCACGACGAGGATGCGATCGCGGCCCGGACGGTCCGGATGGTGACGGAGGGACGCATTGCGTCGGTGACCGGACGGGACCTGGAGATCTCCTGCGACACGGTGCTCCTGCACGGGGACACCGCGGGAGCGGTTCGGCTGGCCGGGCGGATCCGCGCGGAGCTCGAAGCGGCGGGCGTGCTCATCGAGCCCCTGGGTGTGTGCGAGGCTGCCCGATGA
- the nac gene encoding nitrogen assimilation transcriptional regulator NAC produces the protein MDTRRLQAFMKIVDAGSITRAADILHIAQPALSQQVSGLETQFGQQLLIRSKRGVVPTEAGKALYRHAQRILRQLELAEADVAVSARFPAGHVSVGLAPLSAGPRLGFPLLVATRTRYPDVLLHLNENFGGVLSEAIMTGRMDLALLYGTGPIRGVSFDPVLEEPLVLVEQANAMSDPAETVTETVTVSDLDGLALLLPSTVHTLRRVVDAALLTADCSPVVVGEVESTLTLGRAVRGGLGATILPASVAASLPDAAELHTRTIIDPELRLTLSLCSSDQQPLSEPATVVRDLLVGVLGHFADTHGLLRL, from the coding sequence GTGGACACCCGGAGACTGCAGGCCTTCATGAAGATCGTCGACGCCGGTTCGATCACCCGGGCGGCGGACATCCTGCACATCGCCCAGCCCGCGCTGAGCCAGCAGGTCTCCGGACTGGAAACGCAGTTCGGCCAGCAGCTGCTCATCCGGAGCAAACGCGGGGTCGTGCCCACCGAAGCGGGCAAGGCCCTCTACCGGCACGCCCAGCGGATCCTTCGCCAGCTCGAGCTCGCCGAGGCCGACGTCGCGGTCTCCGCACGATTCCCCGCAGGGCACGTCTCCGTCGGGCTGGCGCCGCTCAGCGCGGGCCCACGCCTCGGCTTCCCGCTGCTCGTCGCGACGCGCACCCGCTACCCCGATGTCCTGCTCCACCTCAACGAGAACTTCGGTGGGGTACTCAGCGAGGCGATCATGACGGGGCGGATGGACCTCGCGCTGCTGTACGGCACCGGTCCGATCCGCGGCGTGAGCTTCGACCCGGTACTCGAGGAACCGCTCGTCCTCGTCGAGCAGGCCAATGCGATGTCCGATCCCGCTGAAACTGTCACTGAAACTGTCACCGTGTCGGACCTCGACGGCCTCGCGCTCCTACTCCCGAGCACGGTCCACACGCTGCGGCGGGTCGTCGACGCCGCCCTGCTCACCGCGGACTGCTCGCCGGTCGTGGTGGGTGAGGTCGAGTCGACCCTCACCCTCGGCCGCGCAGTCCGTGGCGGGCTCGGCGCGACGATCCTCCCCGCATCGGTGGCCGCGAGCCTGCCCGACGCCGCAGAGCTGCACACGCGGACGATCATCGACCCGGAGCTCCGCCTGACGCTGTCGCTGTGCAGCTCGGATCAGCAACCGCTGTCCGAGCCGGCAACCGTCGTGCGGGACCTCCTCGTGGGTGTCCTCGGCCATTTCGCGGACACGCACGGCCTCCTCCGCCTCTGA
- a CDS encoding ATP-binding protein: MSYRGFLAELLMAECDDRARRRSERRIKTAAVPREKSLRTFEFEANPHVDT, encoded by the coding sequence ATGTCCTACCGCGGGTTCCTCGCCGAGTTGCTGATGGCCGAGTGCGACGACCGGGCCAGGCGCCGCTCGGAGCGGCGGATCAAGACCGCGGCGGTCCCGCGGGAGAAGTCGCTACGCACCTTCGAGTTCGAGGCCAACCCCCACGTCGACACCTAG